The following are encoded together in the Bacillus sp. NP157 genome:
- a CDS encoding NUDIX hydrolase, which produces MQTSPLPHASPVPDDAHLPEETLCTGKWLTLKKRGRWEYAVRNNPRGAVIILAVTPDDKVIFVEQYRVSILANTIEMPAGLVGDLEGAEDEDVLLAATRELEEETGYTCGRIEFVHEGPSSAGMSTEMIAFARAWDLTKVGEGGGDETENIIVHEVPRADAGKWLFDRASEGFSIDAKLFAGLWFIDHPEAHTR; this is translated from the coding sequence ATGCAGACCAGCCCGCTGCCGCACGCCTCGCCCGTCCCCGACGATGCGCACCTGCCTGAAGAAACCCTGTGCACCGGCAAATGGCTGACCCTGAAGAAACGTGGGCGCTGGGAATACGCCGTTCGGAACAATCCCCGCGGCGCGGTGATCATCCTGGCCGTAACGCCAGACGATAAGGTCATCTTCGTCGAGCAATACCGCGTCTCGATCCTGGCCAACACCATCGAGATGCCGGCCGGCCTCGTCGGCGACCTCGAAGGCGCCGAAGATGAAGACGTGCTGCTCGCCGCCACGCGGGAGCTCGAAGAAGAAACCGGCTACACCTGCGGTCGCATCGAGTTCGTCCACGAGGGCCCCTCGTCGGCGGGCATGAGCACCGAAATGATCGCATTCGCCCGCGCCTGGGATCTCACCAAGGTCGGCGAAGGCGGCGGTGACGAGACCGAAAACATCATCGTCCACGAAGTGCCCCGGGCCGACGCCGGCAAATGGCTGTTCGACCGGGCCTCGGAGGGCTTTTCCATCGATGCCAAGCTGTTCGCGGGCCTGTGGTTCATCGACCACCCCGAGGCGCATACGCGGTAA
- the dnaE gene encoding DNA polymerase III subunit alpha → MTVRFTHLHLHSEYSLVDSTIRIKQLIAACVRAGMPAVALTDENNMFGLVKFYKQCTAAGIKPIGGCDIWVSSPDDPRPWRLTLICQDREGYLNLSRLVSRAWREGQGTGRALVDASWLNANAVTGLIAIAGRESEVARVALSAGLPAANARLGFLTRLFPQRLYLELTRTGRPDEENWVRAAMAMAGEHELPVIASNDVRFLERSGFESHEARTCINQGRVLADPKRPRGYSEEQYFKSAEDMAELFADIPEALENTVELAKRCNLELSFGTYYLPDFPVPEGHTLDTYIREQAQKGLEERLAVNPIAAGKTLEDYQARLDREVDVIIRMGFPGYFLIVADFIGWGKDNGIPVGPGRGSGAGSLVAWVLKITDLDPLQFELLFERFLNPERVSMPDFDIDFCMDRRDEVIDYVSRKYGRDHVSQIITYGSMAAKAVLRDSGRVLGMGYGQVDRLAKLIPARPLDLTLSDALGRSEKSKKETDRVVKDFCDIYDAEEEARALIDLALSLEGLTRNAGKHAGGVVIAPTPLTDFAPLYCEPSGEGVVTQYDKDDVEAVGLVKFDFLGLRTLTIIDWAVKAINARRAAEGTEPLNIESLPLDDPKVYDLLKKAQTVAVFQLESRGMQGMLKEAQADRFEDIIALVALYRPGPMDLIPSFCARKHGKEAVEYPDPRVEPILKETYGIMVYQEQVMQMAQIVGGYTLGGADLLRRAMGKKKAEEMVKHRATFREGAAKDGINGDKADAIFDLMEKFAGYGFNKSHAAAYALVSYQTAWLKAHYPAEFMAATISSDMDNTEKAVTFLDETRAIGIKVLPPDVNASAWMFEAVEPRVVRYGLGAIKGVGQGICEEIAAERKARGPFKGLVDFCQRIGSNKLNKRVMEALVQSGALDALGENRATLVMHIPEAMRAADQEAKNRASGQVDIFGNAFGNAEAPSLIELSGSVPEWPLEQLLQGEHDTLGHYLSGHPTDPWTTELAQLSSCPIGEIPQRYQPPRPRRNDDDEGANRFRRGPDTPWTVAGMVVGMRKRGDSDAFVQIEDATGLLETSFFRDVFTDAAPLLTRGNIIVVEGGLRIDDFAGGYQLRARKAYSLSDAMEHFGRLLTLKLNGVDPDFPRHLKHALMGFRGGRTPLMLAGYRNGVGQASFELGDDWRVRALPDLMRTLRALPGVLGTELRMVRPAD, encoded by the coding sequence ATGACCGTCCGCTTTACCCATCTTCACCTCCACAGCGAATACTCGCTGGTCGACTCGACGATCCGCATCAAGCAGCTGATCGCCGCGTGCGTCCGCGCGGGCATGCCGGCCGTCGCGCTGACGGACGAGAACAACATGTTCGGGCTGGTGAAGTTCTACAAACAGTGCACGGCGGCGGGCATCAAGCCGATCGGCGGCTGCGATATCTGGGTCTCCAGCCCGGACGATCCGCGCCCCTGGCGACTGACCCTGATCTGCCAGGACCGCGAGGGCTATCTCAACCTGTCGCGGCTGGTGTCGCGCGCCTGGCGCGAAGGCCAGGGCACCGGCCGCGCGCTGGTCGACGCCAGCTGGCTGAACGCCAACGCGGTGACCGGACTGATCGCCATCGCCGGCCGCGAAAGCGAGGTCGCACGCGTTGCCCTTTCCGCCGGCCTGCCGGCGGCAAACGCGCGCCTCGGTTTCCTCACCCGCCTGTTCCCGCAGCGGCTGTATCTCGAACTGACCCGCACCGGTCGCCCGGACGAAGAAAACTGGGTGCGCGCCGCCATGGCCATGGCCGGCGAGCACGAGCTCCCGGTCATCGCCAGCAACGACGTCCGCTTCCTGGAACGCTCGGGCTTTGAGTCGCACGAGGCACGCACCTGCATCAACCAGGGCCGTGTCCTCGCCGACCCGAAGCGTCCCCGCGGGTACAGCGAAGAGCAGTACTTCAAGTCGGCCGAAGACATGGCCGAGCTGTTCGCCGATATTCCCGAAGCGTTGGAAAACACGGTCGAGCTGGCCAAGCGTTGCAACCTGGAACTGTCGTTCGGCACGTACTACCTGCCCGACTTCCCGGTACCCGAAGGCCACACGCTCGACACGTACATCCGCGAACAGGCCCAGAAAGGCCTGGAAGAACGCCTCGCCGTCAATCCGATCGCCGCCGGCAAGACGCTGGAGGATTACCAGGCGCGCCTGGACCGCGAAGTCGACGTCATCATCCGGATGGGCTTCCCCGGTTACTTCCTCATCGTGGCCGACTTCATCGGCTGGGGTAAGGACAACGGCATTCCCGTCGGCCCCGGCCGTGGTTCGGGCGCGGGCTCGCTCGTCGCATGGGTGCTGAAGATCACCGACCTGGATCCCCTCCAGTTCGAGTTGCTGTTCGAGCGCTTCCTGAATCCGGAACGCGTGTCGATGCCCGACTTCGACATCGACTTCTGCATGGATCGCCGCGACGAGGTGATCGACTACGTATCGCGCAAGTACGGCCGCGACCACGTCAGCCAGATCATCACCTACGGCTCGATGGCTGCGAAGGCAGTGCTGCGCGATTCCGGCCGCGTGCTCGGCATGGGCTACGGCCAGGTCGACCGCCTGGCCAAGCTGATCCCCGCGCGCCCGCTCGACCTCACCCTGTCCGATGCGCTAGGCCGCTCGGAAAAGTCGAAGAAAGAAACCGATCGCGTCGTCAAGGATTTCTGCGACATCTACGATGCCGAGGAAGAAGCACGCGCGCTGATCGACCTTGCACTGAGCCTGGAAGGCCTCACCCGCAACGCCGGCAAGCACGCCGGTGGCGTGGTGATCGCACCGACGCCACTCACCGACTTCGCCCCGCTTTATTGCGAACCCAGCGGCGAAGGCGTCGTCACCCAGTACGACAAGGACGACGTGGAAGCCGTCGGCCTGGTGAAGTTCGACTTCCTCGGCCTGCGCACGCTCACGATCATCGACTGGGCCGTCAAGGCGATCAACGCGCGTCGTGCCGCCGAAGGCACCGAGCCGCTGAACATCGAATCGTTGCCGCTCGACGATCCGAAGGTGTACGACCTGCTGAAGAAGGCGCAGACCGTCGCTGTTTTCCAGCTCGAATCGCGCGGCATGCAGGGCATGCTCAAAGAGGCCCAGGCCGACCGCTTCGAGGACATCATCGCCCTCGTGGCGCTGTACCGGCCGGGCCCGATGGACCTGATCCCGAGCTTCTGCGCACGTAAGCACGGCAAGGAAGCGGTGGAGTATCCGGACCCGCGCGTCGAGCCGATCCTGAAAGAGACCTACGGCATCATGGTCTACCAGGAGCAGGTGATGCAGATGGCGCAGATCGTGGGGGGTTACACCCTCGGCGGCGCCGACCTGCTTCGCCGCGCCATGGGTAAGAAGAAAGCCGAGGAGATGGTGAAGCACCGCGCGACGTTCCGCGAAGGTGCCGCCAAGGACGGGATCAACGGCGACAAGGCCGACGCGATCTTCGACCTGATGGAGAAGTTCGCCGGCTACGGTTTCAACAAATCGCATGCCGCGGCCTACGCGCTGGTGTCCTACCAGACCGCCTGGCTGAAGGCGCACTACCCCGCCGAGTTCATGGCCGCGACGATCTCGTCGGACATGGACAACACCGAAAAGGCGGTGACCTTCCTCGACGAAACCCGCGCGATCGGCATCAAGGTGCTGCCGCCGGACGTCAACGCGTCGGCATGGATGTTCGAAGCGGTGGAGCCGCGCGTGGTCCGCTACGGCCTGGGCGCCATCAAGGGCGTCGGCCAGGGCATCTGCGAGGAGATCGCCGCCGAGCGCAAGGCGCGCGGGCCGTTCAAGGGCCTGGTGGATTTCTGCCAGCGGATCGGGTCGAACAAGCTCAACAAGCGCGTGATGGAAGCGCTGGTCCAGTCCGGTGCGCTCGACGCGCTGGGCGAGAACCGCGCGACGCTGGTCATGCACATCCCCGAAGCGATGCGCGCCGCCGACCAGGAAGCGAAGAACCGCGCCTCCGGCCAGGTCGACATCTTCGGCAATGCGTTCGGCAACGCCGAGGCACCCAGCCTCATCGAGCTTTCCGGTTCGGTGCCGGAATGGCCGCTGGAACAGCTGCTGCAAGGCGAGCACGACACGCTCGGCCATTACCTGTCCGGCCACCCGACGGATCCATGGACGACCGAACTTGCGCAGTTGTCCAGTTGCCCGATCGGCGAGATCCCACAGCGTTACCAGCCGCCACGGCCGCGGCGCAATGACGACGACGAAGGCGCCAACCGCTTCCGCCGCGGCCCCGACACGCCGTGGACCGTCGCCGGCATGGTCGTCGGCATGCGCAAACGCGGCGACAGCGACGCCTTCGTACAGATCGAAGACGCCACCGGCCTGCTCGAAACCAGCTTCTTCCGCGACGTGTTTACCGACGCCGCGCCGCTGCTTACCCGCGGCAACATCATCGTGGTGGAAGGCGGCCTGCGCATCGACGACTTCGCCGGCGGCTACCAGCTGCGTGCGCGCAAGGCGTATTCGCTCTCCGATGCGATGGAACATTTCGGCCGCCTGCTCACGTTGAAACTCAACGGCGTGGACCCGGATTTCCCGAGGCACCTGAAACATGCCCTGATGGGTTTCCGTGGCGGTCGCACGCCGTTGATGCTCGCCGGTTACCGCAACGGCGTCGGCCAGGCCAGCTTCGAACTCGGCGACGACTGGCGCGTGCGGGCGTTGCCCGACCTGATGCGCACCCTGCGCGCCCTGCCCGGCGTGCTGGGGACCGAACTGCGGATGGTCCGGCCGGCTGACTGA
- a CDS encoding acetyl-CoA carboxylase carboxyltransferase subunit alpha, translating into MNPNFLDFEQPIAELEAKIEELRHASSGQAFNIDEEVARLREKLKVKTAEIFRNLTPWQISQVSRHPARPYTLDYIQGMCEEFHELKGDRMFADDQAIVGGLGRINGRSVMIVGHQKGRDTKTKVKRNFGMPRPEGYRKALRLFKLAERFGIPVFTFIDTAGAWPGINAEERGQSEAIARNLLEMAELRVPVICTVTGEGGSGGALAIGVGDRTIMLQYSTYSVITPEGCASILWKSADKAKDAAEVMGLTADRILENGLIDKIVREPLGGAHRSPQSMATRLKAVLLNQLDELEKLPVEQLLEQRYQRLRRYGAFTE; encoded by the coding sequence ATGAATCCCAACTTCCTCGATTTCGAACAACCCATCGCCGAGCTCGAAGCGAAGATCGAAGAACTGCGCCATGCCAGCAGTGGCCAGGCGTTCAACATCGATGAGGAAGTAGCCCGGCTGCGCGAGAAGCTCAAGGTCAAGACGGCCGAGATCTTCCGCAACCTCACGCCGTGGCAGATCAGCCAGGTATCGCGCCACCCGGCGCGGCCGTACACGCTGGATTACATCCAGGGCATGTGCGAAGAATTCCACGAGCTGAAGGGCGACCGCATGTTCGCGGACGACCAGGCCATCGTGGGCGGCCTGGGCCGCATCAACGGCCGCTCGGTCATGATCGTCGGCCACCAGAAGGGCCGCGACACCAAGACCAAGGTCAAGCGCAACTTCGGCATGCCGCGTCCCGAGGGTTACCGCAAGGCGCTGCGCCTGTTCAAGCTCGCCGAACGATTCGGGATCCCGGTGTTCACCTTCATCGACACCGCCGGCGCATGGCCCGGCATCAACGCCGAAGAACGCGGTCAGTCCGAAGCCATCGCCCGCAACCTGCTGGAAATGGCCGAACTGCGCGTGCCGGTGATCTGCACCGTCACCGGCGAAGGCGGCTCCGGCGGTGCACTCGCCATCGGCGTCGGCGATCGCACCATCATGCTGCAGTACTCCACCTACTCGGTCATCACGCCCGAAGGCTGCGCTTCCATCCTGTGGAAGAGCGCCGACAAGGCCAAGGACGCCGCCGAAGTGATGGGCCTCACCGCCGACCGCATCCTCGAGAACGGCCTGATCGACAAGATCGTCCGCGAACCCCTCGGCGGCGCACACCGCAGCCCACAGTCGATGGCCACCCGCCTCAAAGCCGTCCTGCTCAACCAGCTCGACGAACTGGAAAAACTCCCGGTCGAACAGCTCCTCGAGCAACGCTACCAGCGCCTCCGCCGCTACGGCGCGTTCACCGAATGA
- a CDS encoding NYN domain-containing protein: protein MANDDTDKLAVLIDADNARPAIVDGLLAEVAKYGTAHVKRIYGDWTGPNLNGWKAALLDHSIQPIQQFAYTSGKNATDSAMIIDAMDLLYSERFDGFCIVSSDSDFTRLASRIREAGLIVYGFGELKTPKPFVSACDKFIYTEVLVGTEDDDEKAAGTPLPASELRGDTKLLNGLRNAIKDASDENGWAALGGVGSILNKRMPDFDSRNYGYPKLSGLIHGIGLFDVEERQHGNAKHVYVKLRSKSK, encoded by the coding sequence ATGGCCAACGACGACACCGACAAGCTCGCCGTACTGATCGACGCCGACAACGCACGGCCAGCGATCGTCGACGGCCTGCTCGCCGAAGTGGCCAAGTACGGCACCGCACACGTCAAACGCATCTACGGCGACTGGACCGGTCCCAACCTCAACGGCTGGAAAGCCGCACTGCTCGACCACTCGATCCAGCCCATCCAGCAATTCGCCTACACGTCCGGCAAGAACGCCACCGACTCGGCGATGATCATCGACGCCATGGACCTGCTCTACTCCGAGCGGTTCGACGGCTTCTGCATCGTCTCCAGCGACAGCGACTTCACCCGGCTCGCCTCGCGCATCCGCGAAGCCGGCCTGATCGTCTACGGCTTTGGCGAGTTGAAGACACCCAAGCCCTTCGTCTCCGCCTGCGACAAATTCATCTACACCGAGGTGCTCGTGGGCACCGAAGACGACGACGAGAAGGCGGCCGGCACACCCCTCCCGGCAAGCGAACTGCGCGGCGACACCAAGCTCCTCAACGGCCTGCGCAATGCCATCAAGGACGCCTCCGACGAAAACGGATGGGCCGCGCTCGGCGGCGTCGGCAGCATCCTCAACAAACGCATGCCCGACTTCGATTCGCGCAACTACGGTTATCCCAAGCTCAGCGGCCTCATCCACGGCATCGGCCTGTTCGACGTGGAGGAGCGCCAGCACGGCAACGCGAAGCACGTTTACGTAAAGCTGCGTTCGAAAAGCAAATGA